The region AGACTTAGAAAAACAGAATTAAGAGCAATGTTTCACGTGAAACATCGCTCCAGAAACGAAAAATTGCTTTGGTTCGGCTTCTACTCTAACCCTTTTTCCTACTTACTCTCAATGCTGCGAAGTACTTAAAAGGCTTAGTTGCTAACGGCAGTAGACATAACGAATATGCAATCGAGAAAAGAAACCGCAACCCCCTAGAACGGCCAACAGCGTGTGGGTGGGGTAGGGGATTGGTTATCCAACCGGCAGGCATCAAAAGCAAAGAGGTGCCGCTCGACTACTTCTTCTTGATAATTACCACATAGGTTGGCGTATCTAGGATAGAACTTCCAACTTCCACGACACGGGGGTTAAGACCCTTGGCTTTCTGGATTATCTTGGAATCGCGTTCAATCTCTTCGCCTGCAGAACTGCCTTTCAGTGCGACCATCACACCGCCAGAGTGAACAAGAGGAAGTGACCAACGTGCCAGCTTGCCCAACGGAGCCACTGCCCGAGAAGTGACAACGTCTACACCGCCAACCTTTTCGAGTACTTCCTTATCCTCAGCACGTCCTCTAACCACGATTACGTTAGACAACGACAAGTCTTCGACGACCTCCGACAGGAAAGTGGTGCGCCGCAAGAGCGGTTCGACCAGATACACAGTGAGGTCAGGGCGGGCTAGCGCCAACGGAATGCCGGGAAGGCCGGCGCCAGAACCAATATCGGCGACAACCAAATCCTTGCCTATGGCTTCGCCAACGACCGCGGAATTGATGATATGACGGTCCCACAGCTTCGGAGTTTCCCGTGGGCCAATAAGGCCACGTACGGTGGCCTCTTGCGCGAGCCACCGATGATATTCACGCGCTTTGTCGGCATTCGCACCAAATACTCGCTCAACCAACTCCGCAGGTTCCGGAGAGGCTCCCAGCCCGGCCTCGTTGTAATCCGTCTCGGCGAAATGCTCAGACACTAGCGCTTCCTTCAACTACTCGGCGTTGTTCGTCGTGCTCATTCTACCGCCCCCGCAAGCCGACGCCCTAAGTCGAATTAGCGCCGAGGGCTACCGTCCTATGAAACATTTTCGAATGATTGTCCACCCGCCCCGACTTAAATCGCCCAGGGATCCATCAGGCTGAGCACAAGGATTAAGTCGGGATGTTTCACGTGAAACATTAAAAGGAAAACCATTCTGCTCCGAACTCGAAGAAGCCTCAATAACTTACAGGACCGTAATTACACTGCTGCAATGGTCCGACTACCAACCCCATGCATCTTACGGGTCCACCCACGTTCCAAAGTTCCTCGAAACACCTCGAAAAACTTGCCCCAGAAGACATAAAAATAACCCCGCCACGACGGGCGGGGTTATCAA is a window of Corynebacterium lactis RW2-5 DNA encoding:
- the rsmG gene encoding 16S rRNA (guanine(527)-N(7))-methyltransferase RsmG — encoded protein: MGASPEPAELVERVFGANADKAREYHRWLAQEATVRGLIGPRETPKLWDRHIINSAVVGEAIGKDLVVADIGSGAGLPGIPLALARPDLTVYLVEPLLRRTTFLSEVVEDLSLSNVIVVRGRAEDKEVLEKVGGVDVVTSRAVAPLGKLARWSLPLVHSGGVMVALKGSSAGEEIERDSKIIQKAKGLNPRVVEVGSSILDTPTYVVIIKKK